In one Pseudomonas sp. Bout1 genomic region, the following are encoded:
- a CDS encoding acyl-CoA dehydrogenase family protein — protein MTEHHVINPLSIGVDYPALAERFRPIFQRIAEGAVEREQTRALPYEPIQWLKQAGFGAVRVPVEYGGGGASLPQLFELLIELAEADSNVPQALRGHFAFAEDRLNAAPGVARDIWFKRFVDGDIVGCAWTEIGGVAIGDVGTQVSPDGDKWKLNGEKFYSTGSLFSDWIDVYAQRSDTGADVIAATRTRQPGVVQSDDWDGFGQRTTGSGTSRFTDAVVEAENVIDFATRFKYQTAFYQLVLLATLAGIGRAALNDVSHQVRSRKRIYSHGNAAHVSQDSQIQQVVGEVAALVYAAQASALKATHPAQRAYIARFGGDDAVEREANVAAEIESATAQVVVSELIQRATTELFNALGASDVRQGKSLDRHWRNARTVSSHNPVIYKARIVGDWVINASEPPFVWQIGNGPAR, from the coding sequence ATGACCGAACACCACGTGATCAATCCACTGTCCATCGGCGTGGACTATCCCGCCCTGGCCGAACGCTTCCGCCCGATCTTCCAACGCATCGCCGAGGGTGCCGTGGAGCGTGAGCAAACCCGCGCCCTGCCCTACGAGCCCATCCAGTGGCTCAAGCAAGCCGGCTTCGGCGCCGTGCGTGTGCCGGTGGAGTACGGCGGCGGTGGCGCCTCCCTGCCGCAGTTGTTTGAATTGCTGATTGAGCTGGCCGAAGCCGATTCCAATGTACCGCAGGCCCTGCGCGGGCATTTTGCATTTGCCGAAGACCGCCTGAATGCCGCGCCCGGCGTGGCGCGGGACATCTGGTTCAAGCGCTTTGTCGACGGCGACATCGTCGGCTGCGCCTGGACCGAAATCGGCGGCGTGGCCATCGGCGACGTCGGCACCCAAGTCAGCCCCGATGGCGACAAATGGAAGCTCAACGGTGAAAAGTTCTACAGCACCGGCAGCCTGTTTTCCGACTGGATTGACGTGTACGCCCAACGCAGCGATACCGGCGCCGATGTGATTGCCGCCACCCGCACCCGCCAGCCTGGCGTGGTGCAAAGCGATGACTGGGACGGCTTTGGCCAGCGCACCACCGGCAGCGGCACCTCGCGCTTTACCGATGCCGTGGTGGAGGCAGAAAACGTCATCGACTTCGCTACCCGTTTCAAGTACCAGACCGCGTTTTACCAGTTGGTGCTACTCGCCACCCTGGCCGGTATTGGCCGCGCAGCCCTCAACGATGTGTCGCATCAGGTGCGCAGCCGAAAGCGGATCTACAGCCACGGCAACGCCGCCCATGTGAGCCAGGATTCACAGATTCAGCAGGTGGTGGGCGAAGTGGCGGCGCTGGTGTATGCCGCCCAAGCCAGTGCCTTGAAGGCCACCCACCCGGCGCAACGAGCTTACATAGCGCGATTCGGCGGGGATGATGCCGTGGAGCGAGAGGCCAATGTCGCCGCTGAGATCGAATCCGCCACGGCGCAGGTGGTGGTCTCGGAACTGATCCAGCGCGCCACCACCGAACTGTTCAACGCACTTGGCGCGTCAGATGTGCGCCAGGGCAAATCCCTCGACCGGCACTGGCGCAACGCACGGACGGTGTCGTCCCACAACCCGGTGATCTACAAGGCGCGGATTGTCGGCGACTGGGTAATCAACGCCAGCGAGCCGCCGTTCGTGTGGCAGATCGGCAATGGCCCGGCGCGTTAA
- a CDS encoding sulfite exporter TauE/SafE family protein — MDVGNFGFSIAGLIVGFIVGMTGVGGGSLMTPILLWFGINPATAVGTDLLYAAITKSGGVLVHSKNRNIDWTITGWLTLGSVPAVLLTLWFLKSLNTDPAALNAVIKQSLGVVLLLTATAILFKNKLLAFAQRHAGDDYKMAPRNLNALTIITGAVLGTMVALTSIGAGALGTVALFILYPFLATKRLVGTEIAHAVPLTLVAGLGHASMGNMDWHLLGFLLLGSLPGIYVGSHMAGKVPDGILRPCLAFMLVMIGFKLAF; from the coding sequence ATGGATGTGGGTAATTTTGGTTTCTCGATTGCTGGCCTGATTGTTGGATTCATCGTGGGAATGACCGGTGTAGGCGGGGGCTCGTTGATGACGCCGATCCTGCTCTGGTTCGGCATCAACCCGGCCACTGCCGTGGGCACCGACCTGTTGTACGCCGCCATCACCAAGTCTGGTGGGGTATTGGTTCACAGCAAGAACCGCAACATCGACTGGACCATCACCGGCTGGTTGACCCTGGGCAGCGTGCCTGCAGTGTTGCTGACCTTGTGGTTCCTCAAGAGCCTGAACACCGATCCCGCCGCCTTGAACGCGGTCATCAAGCAGTCCCTCGGCGTGGTGTTGCTGCTGACGGCCACCGCGATCCTGTTCAAGAACAAACTGTTGGCGTTCGCCCAGCGGCATGCCGGCGATGACTACAAGATGGCGCCGCGCAACCTCAATGCGTTGACCATCATCACCGGTGCGGTCCTCGGCACCATGGTTGCCCTGACCTCCATTGGCGCGGGCGCGCTGGGCACCGTGGCGCTGTTTATCCTGTACCCGTTCCTGGCCACCAAGCGCCTGGTGGGCACCGAGATCGCCCACGCCGTGCCGCTGACCCTGGTCGCGGGCCTCGGCCACGCGAGCATGGGCAACATGGACTGGCACCTGCTGGGCTTCCTGTTGCTGGGCTCGCTGCCGGGGATTTATGTCGGCAGCCATATGGCCGGCAAGGTCCCGGACGGGATCTTGCGCCCGTGCCTGGCGTTCATGCTGGTGATGATCGGCTTCAAGCTGGCGTTTTAA
- a CDS encoding class I SAM-dependent methyltransferase, with amino-acid sequence MTGVHTSAQQGFSTQAVTYAQGRPDYPRQLTGWLTDALQITPHSTVIDLGAGTGKFTRLLNTVAPRLIAVEPVEAMGAQLKKLLPDVRLLSGTAEAIPLDAATADALVCAQAFHWFSTEAALAEIHRVLKPDGRLGLIWNVRDESVDWVAAITEIITPYEGDTPRFHTGRWREAFTGEYFSAPEMTCFPYSHVGSPQEVIMDRFLSVSFIAALPEAQKARVTEQLHALINTHPDLRGRETVAFPYQTQAYCSQRLTRKA; translated from the coding sequence ATGACCGGTGTTCACACGTCTGCTCAACAGGGTTTCTCTACTCAAGCCGTCACGTACGCTCAAGGTCGGCCGGATTACCCACGACAACTCACGGGCTGGCTGACCGACGCCCTGCAGATCACTCCCCACTCCACAGTCATCGACCTGGGCGCCGGCACTGGCAAGTTCACCCGTTTGCTCAACACCGTGGCGCCGAGGTTGATCGCGGTTGAGCCGGTGGAGGCGATGGGCGCTCAGTTGAAAAAACTGCTGCCGGATGTGCGCCTGCTGTCGGGCACCGCAGAAGCCATCCCGCTTGATGCGGCGACCGCCGATGCGTTGGTGTGTGCCCAGGCGTTTCACTGGTTCTCCACGGAAGCGGCCCTGGCGGAAATTCACCGGGTGCTCAAGCCGGACGGCCGCCTGGGGTTGATCTGGAATGTGCGGGACGAATCAGTGGACTGGGTCGCGGCGATCACCGAAATCATCACGCCCTACGAGGGCGACACGCCGCGTTTTCACACCGGGCGTTGGCGCGAGGCATTTACCGGCGAGTATTTTTCCGCCCCCGAAATGACCTGCTTTCCCTACAGCCATGTGGGCAGCCCCCAGGAGGTGATCATGGATCGCTTCCTCTCCGTGAGCTTTATCGCGGCGTTACCAGAGGCGCAAAAGGCGCGGGTCACCGAGCAGCTACATGCGCTGATCAATACCCATCCGGACTTGCGCGGTCGTGAAACGGTCGCGTTCCCGTACCAGACCCAGGCCTATTGCAGTCAGCGACTGACAAGAAAGGCATAA
- a CDS encoding DUF3455 domain-containing protein: MNVKALFCVTCLFVAAPTAFAQTGLPDSIKVPDGHKVAMETTGVGEITYECRDKANAVGQTEWFFVGPKAVLNDRAGQQVGTYFGPPATWQAKDGSKVTGTQLAVAPSSAGNLPYQLVKANPAEGKGAMTNVAYIQRVALKGGVAPSAECTAANKGKQEVVKYQADYIFWAAN; the protein is encoded by the coding sequence ATGAACGTCAAAGCCTTGTTCTGCGTGACCTGCCTGTTCGTTGCTGCACCCACCGCCTTTGCCCAGACCGGCTTGCCCGACAGCATCAAGGTGCCGGACGGCCACAAGGTGGCGATGGAAACCACCGGGGTCGGCGAAATCACCTACGAATGCCGGGACAAGGCCAACGCCGTCGGCCAGACCGAATGGTTTTTCGTCGGGCCCAAGGCCGTGCTCAATGACCGCGCCGGCCAGCAGGTCGGCACTTACTTCGGCCCGCCTGCCACCTGGCAGGCCAAGGACGGTTCGAAAGTCACAGGCACCCAGTTGGCGGTTGCGCCGTCCAGCGCCGGCAACTTGCCCTATCAACTGGTCAAGGCCAACCCTGCCGAAGGCAAGGGCGCGATGACTAACGTCGCGTACATTCAACGGGTGGCCCTCAAGGGCGGCGTGGCGCCGAGTGCCGAATGCACGGCGGCCAACAAGGGCAAGCAGGAAGTGGTGAAGTACCAGGCCGACTACATCTTCTGGGCGGCCAATTAA
- a CDS encoding anti-sigma factor domain-containing protein, translating into MNSIDELASEYVLGTLPAEQRAEVQQRLATDPELRAAVDAWEQRLLPLTEQAAPATPSVYLWRRIEGSLGHSASQDPPVSWWNRLALWRGLAGAGIAASLVLASLLLTRTASVTPTAYVVVLVAPQNQAPGWVIQASNDQKIQLIPLGVMEVPADKTLQFWTKGEDWQGPVSLGLVKPGQTLSVPLDKLPPLAPNQLFELTLENPGGSKTGKPTGPIQAIGRAVKVI; encoded by the coding sequence ATGAACAGCATCGACGAACTGGCCAGCGAATACGTGCTCGGCACCTTGCCCGCCGAGCAACGCGCCGAAGTGCAACAACGCCTGGCAACCGACCCCGAATTACGTGCGGCGGTGGACGCCTGGGAACAGCGCCTGCTGCCATTGACAGAACAGGCTGCGCCCGCGACGCCTTCGGTTTATTTATGGCGACGCATCGAGGGCAGCCTGGGGCATTCAGCTAGCCAGGACCCACCCGTCTCGTGGTGGAACAGACTGGCATTGTGGCGCGGGCTGGCTGGCGCCGGCATCGCGGCAAGCCTGGTCCTGGCATCGCTGTTGCTGACCCGTACGGCTAGCGTGACCCCGACCGCTTATGTGGTGGTGTTGGTCGCCCCGCAAAACCAGGCGCCGGGCTGGGTGATTCAGGCGAGTAATGATCAGAAAATCCAGCTGATTCCACTGGGCGTCATGGAAGTACCGGCCGACAAGACCTTGCAGTTCTGGACCAAGGGCGAAGACTGGCAAGGCCCGGTGTCGCTGGGTTTGGTCAAGCCCGGGCAGACGTTATCAGTGCCCCTGGACAAACTCCCGCCGCTGGCGCCGAACCAGCTGTTTGAGCTGACCCTGGAAAACCCGGGCGGCTCGAAAACCGGCAAGCCGACAGGTCCGATTCAGGCAATTGGCCGGGCCGTTAAAGTAATCTGA
- a CDS encoding chloride channel protein yields MPSKTRSLLILALVVIFTGIGAGLGGMLLALLLHGIQHLAYGYSLDSLISHETFLLGVTAASPERRVLVLMSCGLIAGIGWWLIYRYGRPLVSIKQAVSADAPIMPPKTTLAHAVLQIITVALGSPLGREVAPREVGALAATWLSQRARLAPDMHRLIVACGAGAGLAAVYNVPLGGAVFVLEVLVGVFSWPAAVIALATSAIGASVAWIGLGAKSQYVVPHFVLSPGLIAWALICGPVFGLAAYGFTRLTGAARSHAARGWRLPVLSLINFTIIGGLAIFLPQILGNGKGPAQLGFDNELTIALAAVLLVVKVLITASSLRAGAEGGLLTPALANGALLAIILGGAWSLLWPGVPLGAFAIIGAAAFLASSMSMPLTAIVLVAEFTRIDHDFLVPIILAVAGSMCMSKLCVLWEKR; encoded by the coding sequence ATGCCCTCAAAAACCCGTTCGCTGCTGATTCTCGCCCTCGTCGTCATCTTTACCGGCATCGGCGCCGGCCTGGGTGGCATGCTCCTGGCGTTGCTGCTGCACGGCATCCAGCACCTGGCGTACGGCTACAGCCTCGACAGCCTGATCAGCCATGAAACCTTTTTGCTCGGTGTCACCGCTGCCTCACCCGAACGCCGGGTGCTGGTGCTGATGAGCTGCGGCCTCATCGCAGGCATCGGTTGGTGGCTGATCTATCGCTATGGCCGCCCGTTGGTAAGCATCAAGCAAGCCGTCTCGGCCGACGCGCCGATCATGCCGCCCAAGACCACCCTCGCCCACGCCGTGCTGCAAATCATCACCGTGGCCCTCGGGTCGCCACTGGGCCGTGAGGTGGCGCCACGGGAAGTCGGCGCGCTGGCCGCCACCTGGTTGTCACAACGGGCCCGCCTGGCACCCGACATGCACCGGCTGATCGTCGCCTGCGGTGCGGGCGCCGGGTTGGCGGCGGTGTACAACGTGCCGCTGGGCGGCGCGGTGTTTGTGCTTGAGGTGTTGGTGGGCGTGTTCAGCTGGCCGGCGGCGGTGATTGCGCTGGCCACCTCGGCCATCGGCGCATCGGTGGCCTGGATTGGCCTGGGGGCCAAGTCGCAATACGTAGTGCCGCACTTTGTACTCAGCCCCGGCCTGATCGCCTGGGCGCTGATCTGCGGCCCGGTGTTTGGCCTGGCCGCCTATGGGTTCACGCGCCTGACCGGCGCAGCCCGCAGCCATGCCGCCCGTGGTTGGCGGCTGCCGGTATTGTCGTTGATCAACTTCACGATCATCGGTGGCCTGGCGATTTTCCTGCCGCAGATCCTCGGCAACGGCAAAGGCCCAGCGCAGTTGGGCTTCGACAATGAGCTGACCATCGCCCTCGCCGCTGTGCTGTTGGTGGTCAAGGTACTGATCACCGCCAGCAGCCTGCGCGCCGGTGCCGAAGGCGGCCTGTTGACCCCGGCGCTGGCCAACGGCGCATTGCTGGCGATCATCCTCGGCGGCGCCTGGAGCCTGCTGTGGCCCGGCGTGCCGCTGGGCGCGTTTGCGATCATTGGCGCGGCGGCGTTCCTGGCGTCGAGCATGAGCATGCCGCTGACGGCGATTGTGCTGGTGGCGGAATTCACCCGCATCGATCACGACTTCCTGGTGCCGATCATTCTCGCGGTAGCGGGCTCGATGTGCATGAGCAAGCTGTGCGTGTTGTGGGAAAAGCGCTGA
- a CDS encoding UPF0149 family protein: MLDQPLTSADFEFIDETLLKYGDDHSVLNLAELDGYFTALVSSPAQVDVAEWFPGIFGGQNPDWESPKEAGQFLELCVRHMNAIAKQLATDAQGFKARFEETEHQGQPLTLAEEWCFGYIRGAAIGNWPELPAEQAGQFEKISWCAEQDNFELPADLDVDAHQQRVATIEPAARALHDYWLVQR; the protein is encoded by the coding sequence ATGCTCGACCAACCCCTCACCTCCGCCGATTTCGAATTCATCGACGAAACCCTGCTCAAGTACGGCGATGATCACTCGGTGCTGAACCTGGCCGAGCTTGACGGCTACTTCACCGCACTGGTCTCAAGCCCTGCGCAGGTGGATGTGGCCGAATGGTTCCCCGGCATCTTTGGTGGGCAGAACCCGGATTGGGAAAGCCCGAAGGAAGCCGGGCAGTTCCTTGAACTGTGCGTGCGCCATATGAACGCCATCGCCAAGCAACTGGCGACCGATGCGCAAGGCTTTAAAGCGCGCTTTGAAGAAACCGAGCATCAGGGCCAGCCACTGACCCTGGCGGAAGAATGGTGTTTTGGCTATATCCGTGGCGCGGCCATCGGCAACTGGCCGGAGCTGCCTGCCGAACAGGCCGGGCAGTTTGAGAAGATTTCCTGGTGCGCCGAGCAGGACAACTTTGAACTGCCGGCAGACCTGGATGTTGATGCCCATCAACAACGGGTAGCTACAATCGAACCGGCCGCCCGTGCGCTGCACGATTACTGGTTGGTTCAACGCTGA
- the aroA gene encoding 3-phosphoshikimate 1-carboxyvinyltransferase, with the protein MSSQKTVTVTPPNFPLNGKVAPPGSKSITNRALLLAALAKGTSRLSGALKSDDTRHMSVALRQMGVVIDEPDDTTFVVTSLGKLQLPAQPLFLGNAGTAMRFLTAAVATVHGTVVLDGDAYMQKRPIGPLLATLGQNGIKVDSPTRCPPVTVHGTGRVQAKRFEIDGGLSSQYVSALLMLAACGDAPIEVALTGKDIGARGYVDLTLDCMRAFGAQVDIVDESTWRVAPTGYTAHDYLIEPDASAATYLWAAEVLTGGHIDLGVAPQDFTQPDAKAQAVIAQFPHMQPVVVGSQMQDAIPTLAVLAAFNNTPVRFTELANLRVKECDRVQALHDGLNEIRPGLATIEGDDLLVASDPALAGTTCNALIDTHADHRIAMCFALAGLKVSGIRIQDPDCVGKTYPEYWKELESLGVHLTW; encoded by the coding sequence TTGAGTTCGCAGAAAACCGTGACCGTTACACCGCCCAACTTTCCATTGAACGGCAAGGTAGCGCCCCCCGGCTCCAAATCCATTACCAACCGTGCCCTGCTGCTGGCCGCCCTGGCCAAGGGCACCAGCCGCTTGAGCGGCGCGTTGAAAAGCGATGACACCCGCCACATGTCGGTGGCCCTGCGGCAGATGGGCGTGGTGATCGATGAGCCGGACGACACCACGTTCGTCGTCACCAGCCTGGGCAAGCTGCAATTGCCGGCGCAACCGCTGTTCCTCGGCAACGCCGGCACGGCGATGCGCTTTCTCACCGCTGCCGTGGCCACCGTACACGGCACCGTAGTGCTGGACGGCGACGCCTACATGCAAAAACGCCCGATCGGCCCGCTGCTCGCGACCCTCGGCCAAAATGGCATCAAGGTTGACAGCCCCACCCGCTGCCCGCCGGTCACCGTGCACGGCACCGGCCGGGTGCAGGCCAAGCGTTTCGAGATCGACGGCGGCCTGTCGAGCCAGTACGTGTCGGCGCTGCTGATGCTGGCAGCATGCGGCGACGCCCCGATCGAAGTGGCGCTGACCGGCAAGGACATCGGCGCCCGTGGCTACGTCGACCTGACCCTGGACTGCATGCGCGCCTTCGGTGCCCAAGTGGACATCGTCGATGAAAGCACCTGGCGCGTGGCCCCCACCGGCTACACCGCCCACGACTACCTGATCGAGCCTGACGCTTCCGCCGCCACCTATTTGTGGGCCGCCGAAGTGTTGACCGGTGGCCACATCGACCTCGGTGTCGCCCCGCAGGATTTCACCCAGCCCGACGCCAAGGCCCAGGCAGTGATCGCGCAATTCCCGCACATGCAGCCGGTGGTCGTCGGCTCGCAAATGCAGGATGCAATCCCCACCCTCGCCGTATTGGCCGCCTTCAATAACACACCGGTGCGCTTCACCGAACTGGCCAACCTGCGGGTCAAGGAATGTGACCGGGTGCAAGCCCTGCATGACGGCCTGAATGAAATCCGCCCGGGCTTGGCAACCATTGAAGGTGATGATTTGCTGGTGGCCAGCGATCCGGCCCTGGCAGGCACCACCTGCAACGCGCTGATCGACACCCATGCCGACCACCGCATCGCCATGTGCTTTGCCCTGGCGGGCCTGAAAGTGTCGGGCATCAGGATTCAGGACCCGGACTGCGTCGGCAAGACCTATCCTGAGTACTGGAAAGAGCTGGAAAGCCTTGGGGTCCATTTGACCTGGTAA
- a CDS encoding tautomerase family protein, producing the protein MPYARISLHRGKSPEYLQALSQGLHDALVESFKIPDADRFHVIHQHEVGEMIIDPNYLGGPRSHDYVLIAITGGKPRDTETKRCFYRVLVERLEAAIGLNPEDVMVVITTTAADEWSFAGGRGN; encoded by the coding sequence ATGCCTTACGCCCGAATCTCCCTGCATCGTGGGAAATCCCCCGAGTACCTGCAAGCGCTGTCCCAGGGGCTGCATGACGCCCTGGTTGAAAGCTTCAAGATTCCTGACGCGGATCGTTTTCATGTGATCCACCAGCATGAAGTGGGCGAGATGATCATCGACCCCAACTACCTGGGCGGCCCACGCAGCCACGACTATGTATTGATCGCGATCACCGGCGGTAAACCTCGTGATACCGAGACCAAACGCTGCTTCTACCGGGTGCTGGTGGAGCGATTGGAGGCGGCCATAGGGCTGAACCCTGAGGATGTGATGGTGGTGATTACCACGACCGCGGCGGATGAGTGGTCGTTTGCGGGTGGCAGGGGGAACTGA
- a CDS encoding carboxymuconolactone decarboxylase family protein: protein MSNKFTELTRDVLFADIWERDGLSPRERSLITVAALVAMYRLEQLPFHLQRAMGNGVSVHELGEVITHLAFYSGWPTAASALNLLAAINPAE, encoded by the coding sequence ATGAGCAACAAATTTACCGAGCTGACCCGCGATGTGCTGTTCGCCGACATCTGGGAGCGTGATGGCCTGTCGCCCAGGGAGCGCAGCCTGATCACTGTGGCGGCATTGGTGGCGATGTATCGCCTGGAGCAATTGCCGTTTCACTTGCAGCGCGCGATGGGCAACGGAGTGAGCGTCCATGAGCTGGGCGAAGTCATCACTCACTTGGCGTTTTATTCCGGTTGGCCGACGGCGGCGTCGGCGCTGAACCTGCTGGCAGCCATCAATCCTGCGGAGTAA
- a CDS encoding LysR substrate-binding domain-containing protein, with the protein MRRPTFDLDVLRTFVTGVELNSFARAADRLGRSTSAVSAQLKKLEEQVGTPVLSKSGRGLALTPVGEVLLSHARRLLELNDSIFSSLHETQTAGTLRLGLQEDFGEHVLSDILRRFARLYPMISLEVRIGRNAELLALIDSASLDLALTWETGHAKSNSTRLGQTPMHWIGPRDKPPLPRAEDAPLPLVMFEAPCVLRSAATEALDRAGIAWRIALTSPSVGGIWAAVDAGLGVTLRTRIGLPAHLRVLDGLPPVPTLGYALHHSHQAPSAAVAQLATLIQGSLEQPVF; encoded by the coding sequence ATGCGCCGCCCCACCTTCGACCTTGATGTACTGCGGACCTTCGTGACGGGCGTGGAACTGAACAGCTTTGCCAGGGCGGCGGACCGCCTGGGTCGTTCGACCTCGGCCGTCAGCGCGCAATTAAAGAAACTCGAAGAACAGGTCGGCACGCCAGTGCTGAGTAAATCCGGGCGCGGCCTGGCGTTGACACCGGTGGGCGAGGTGCTGCTGAGTCATGCCAGGCGATTGCTCGAACTCAATGACAGCATCTTCAGCAGCCTCCACGAAACCCAAACCGCCGGCACCTTGCGCCTGGGCTTACAGGAGGATTTTGGCGAGCATGTGCTCAGTGACATCCTGCGGCGCTTCGCCAGGCTGTACCCGATGATCAGCCTCGAAGTGCGGATTGGCCGCAACGCCGAGCTGCTGGCGCTGATCGACAGCGCCAGCCTGGACCTGGCGCTGACCTGGGAAACTGGCCACGCCAAGTCCAACTCCACGCGCCTGGGGCAAACACCGATGCACTGGATCGGGCCGCGCGACAAGCCACCACTGCCGCGCGCCGAGGATGCGCCGCTGCCACTGGTGATGTTCGAGGCGCCCTGTGTATTGCGCAGCGCGGCCACCGAGGCGCTGGACCGTGCCGGGATTGCCTGGCGCATTGCGTTGACCAGCCCGAGCGTGGGCGGGATCTGGGCGGCGGTCGATGCCGGGTTGGGCGTGACCTTGCGCACCCGCATCGGGTTGCCGGCGCACCTGCGTGTGCTCGACGGGCTGCCGCCGGTGCCGACCCTTGGCTACGCCCTGCATCACAGCCATCAGGCGCCGAGCGCGGCAGTCGCTCAGTTGGCGACGCTGATACAGGGCAGCCTGGAACAACCGGTTTTTTAG
- a CDS encoding NAD(P)H-dependent oxidoreductase gives MHALIVIAHHDPQSLTHSLAKQAAAGITAAGHTFEIADLAAEGFDPRYNAADHKVHRTRATPPADVLAEQARLDRADALVLVFPIFWWSMPALLKGWVDRVFVNGWAIDYSLETKVVKKLGHLQVHLLGVGGADEGVFERHGYANAMRAQIDHGIFDYCGAQVLTSELLLDSESGAAEQHLETVAKLGRQLFVTLAACEPA, from the coding sequence ATGCACGCCCTGATCGTTATTGCTCACCACGACCCACAGTCCCTGACCCACAGCCTCGCCAAACAAGCCGCTGCTGGCATCACGGCCGCCGGCCATACCTTCGAAATCGCCGACCTCGCCGCCGAAGGCTTCGACCCACGTTACAACGCCGCCGACCATAAGGTGCACCGCACCCGGGCCACGCCGCCGGCCGATGTGCTGGCCGAACAGGCCCGGCTCGACCGCGCCGATGCACTGGTGCTGGTGTTCCCGATTTTCTGGTGGTCAATGCCGGCCTTGCTCAAGGGCTGGGTCGACCGGGTGTTCGTCAACGGCTGGGCGATTGACTACAGCCTGGAAACCAAAGTGGTGAAAAAACTCGGCCACCTGCAGGTTCACTTGCTGGGCGTCGGCGGGGCGGACGAGGGGGTGTTTGAACGCCACGGCTATGCCAATGCCATGCGAGCGCAGATCGACCATGGGATCTTTGATTACTGTGGGGCGCAGGTGCTGACGTCCGAGTTGCTGCTGGACTCGGAGAGCGGCGCGGCCGAGCAGCATCTGGAGACGGTGGCGAAGTTGGGGCGACAACTGTTCGTCACGCTGGCCGCTTGCGAGCCTGCCTAA
- a CDS encoding TetR/AcrR family transcriptional regulator has product MSSDQSPAPRRRLSRDDRLRQLLDVAWQLVREEGTDALTLGHLAELAGVTKPVVYDHFGTRAGLLAALYEDFDARQNQVFSTAIETSDATLDNRAWVIASCYVDCVLLQGREIPGVIAALAGSPELETIKREYDVIFLGKCRDALAPFAVDGVIGQAGLRAMLGAADALSHAAASGEISPLEAQEELFASIKAMVNRGRA; this is encoded by the coding sequence ATGTCAAGCGATCAATCCCCTGCCCCTCGCCGTCGCCTGTCCCGGGATGACCGGCTACGCCAGTTGCTCGACGTGGCCTGGCAACTGGTGCGCGAAGAAGGCACTGACGCCCTGACGCTGGGGCACCTTGCCGAATTGGCCGGTGTTACCAAGCCGGTGGTGTATGACCATTTCGGCACTCGTGCGGGGCTGTTGGCGGCGTTGTATGAAGATTTCGACGCGCGTCAGAACCAGGTATTTTCCACCGCAATCGAGACCAGCGACGCCACCCTGGACAACCGCGCTTGGGTGATCGCTTCGTGTTATGTCGATTGTGTGTTGCTGCAGGGGCGTGAAATACCGGGCGTGATTGCGGCGCTCGCCGGCAGCCCGGAGCTGGAAACCATCAAGCGTGAGTACGACGTGATATTCCTCGGCAAGTGCCGCGACGCCCTCGCCCCCTTTGCCGTGGACGGTGTGATCGGCCAGGCGGGTTTACGTGCAATGTTGGGCGCGGCAGATGCCCTGTCCCATGCCGCCGCCAGCGGGGAAATCAGCCCGTTGGAGGCGCAGGAGGAGCTGTTTGCAAGCATCAAGGCTATGGTCAATCGGGGCCGTGCTTAA